A window of Natrinema salifodinae contains these coding sequences:
- a CDS encoding HalOD1 output domain-containing protein: MTSTDDSDEPRDDEYVTTFDPEDDRPSEVIVTAVAAIRGAEPAALSPLYDAVDPAALNALFEHAQRVAASGCHRVWFTYEGLDVGIRTDGEIRIRDATGAS; this comes from the coding sequence ATGACCTCCACGGACGATTCGGACGAACCGCGAGACGACGAGTACGTCACGACGTTCGATCCCGAGGACGACCGGCCGAGCGAGGTGATCGTCACCGCAGTCGCTGCCATCCGCGGGGCGGAACCGGCCGCGCTGTCGCCCCTGTACGACGCCGTCGATCCGGCCGCGCTCAACGCCCTGTTCGAGCATGCCCAGCGGGTCGCCGCTTCCGGTTGTCATCGAGTCTGGTTCACGTACGAGGGGCTCGACGTGGGCATCCGAACTGACGGGGAGATTCGGATTCGGGACGCCACGGGGGCGAGCTAG
- a CDS encoding DNA polymerase sliding clamp, whose protein sequence is MFKAIVSAETLTSALDSISVLVDECKIHLEEDGLEIRAVDPANVGMVDLSLDAAAFESYEADGGLIGVDLSRLEDIAGMAESGQLVQLELDEETRKLHIQIDGLEYTLALIDPDSIRQEPDIPDLDLPAEVVLEGKDVNRSVTAADMVSDHIALGVNEGEESFYVDAEGDTDDVHLELTREDLIDLQVGPAHSLFSLDYLKDMNKAIPSDTEVTLDLGEEFPVKIYFGFAEGQGQVTYMLAPRIQSD, encoded by the coding sequence ATGTTCAAGGCCATCGTGAGCGCGGAAACGCTCACCAGTGCGCTCGATTCGATAAGCGTGCTGGTCGACGAGTGTAAGATCCACCTCGAGGAAGACGGACTGGAGATCCGGGCCGTTGACCCCGCGAACGTCGGGATGGTCGACCTCTCGCTCGATGCAGCTGCCTTCGAGTCCTACGAAGCGGACGGCGGGCTGATTGGCGTCGACCTCTCGCGACTGGAAGACATTGCCGGTATGGCCGAGTCCGGCCAGCTCGTCCAGCTGGAACTCGACGAGGAGACCCGGAAGCTCCACATCCAGATCGACGGACTCGAGTACACGCTCGCGCTGATCGACCCCGACTCGATCCGCCAGGAACCCGACATTCCGGACCTCGATCTGCCCGCGGAGGTCGTCCTCGAAGGGAAGGACGTCAACCGGTCGGTGACGGCCGCCGACATGGTCAGCGACCACATCGCACTCGGCGTCAACGAGGGCGAGGAGTCCTTCTACGTCGACGCGGAGGGCGACACCGACGACGTCCACCTCGAACTGACCCGCGAGGATCTCATCGATCTGCAGGTCGGCCCCGCCCACTCGCTGTTCTCCCTCGACTATCTGAAGGACATGAACAAGGCGATTCCGTCCGATACCGAGGTCACGCTCGATCTCGGTGAGGAGTTCCCCGTCAAGATCTACTTCGGCTTCGCGGAGGGCCAGGGCCAGGTTACCTACATGCTCGCGCCGCGGATCCAGAGCGACTGA
- a CDS encoding asparaginase, protein MYVTVLSTGGTIASTGGDDGATPTRRGRELVDAVPALAEYADVDVEQVAQVPSYEMDAETLESIGDRVRELDGDEDVDAVVVTHGTDTLEETAYYLDVAVGPATPVFATGAQRRPDEYSADGPSNLLTAVRAADAFRDREGDGVDDGDGSDDRGCGVFVAFNEEIHAARRVTKTHTSKLETFRSVATGPVATVGRDGVAIHRPLRSESTRLPTDSLAADVYTIKSGSCATGDLVDAAIAAGADGLVLEATGIGNATKGIGTAVRDAIREGIPVVVASRCLEGRTAPVYGGVGGGDRLREYGAIFAGDLPAQKARIKLTLALTAFDDEDAVRRAFAD, encoded by the coding sequence ATGTACGTAACCGTACTCAGCACGGGCGGGACGATCGCGAGCACCGGCGGCGACGACGGCGCCACGCCTACCAGGCGCGGTCGCGAACTCGTCGACGCGGTGCCGGCGCTGGCGGAGTACGCCGACGTCGACGTCGAGCAGGTCGCGCAGGTGCCCAGCTACGAGATGGACGCCGAAACGCTCGAATCGATCGGCGACCGGGTCCGCGAACTCGACGGAGACGAGGACGTCGACGCGGTCGTCGTCACCCACGGCACGGACACGCTGGAGGAAACGGCGTACTATCTCGACGTCGCGGTCGGGCCGGCAACGCCGGTGTTCGCCACCGGGGCCCAGCGCCGACCCGACGAGTACAGTGCGGACGGGCCGTCGAACCTGCTCACTGCGGTCCGGGCCGCCGACGCCTTTCGTGACCGCGAGGGAGACGGTGTCGACGACGGCGACGGCAGCGACGACCGCGGCTGCGGCGTCTTCGTAGCCTTCAACGAGGAGATCCACGCCGCCAGGCGCGTCACGAAAACGCACACCTCGAAACTCGAGACCTTTCGCTCCGTGGCGACGGGCCCGGTCGCCACCGTCGGCCGCGACGGCGTCGCGATCCACCGCCCGCTCCGAAGCGAATCGACCCGTCTCCCGACGGACTCGCTCGCTGCCGACGTCTACACGATCAAGAGCGGCAGCTGCGCGACGGGCGACCTGGTCGACGCGGCGATCGCGGCCGGCGCGGACGGCCTGGTCCTCGAGGCGACGGGGATCGGGAACGCGACGAAAGGGATCGGCACCGCCGTCCGGGACGCGATCCGCGAGGGTATCCCGGTCGTAGTCGCGTCGCGCTGTCTCGAGGGACGCACCGCGCCGGTCTACGGCGGGGTCGGCGGCGGCGATCGGCTCCGGGAGTACGGCGCGATCTTCGCGGGCGACCTGCCGGCCCAGAAGGCCCGAATCAAGCTGACGCTGGCGCTGACCGCGTTCGACGACGAGGACGCGGTTCGGCGAGCGTTCGCCGACTGA
- a CDS encoding polysaccharide deacetylase family protein, whose product MGDIDVAIGVDADCVAGWLGSYGGADSPADLSRGLSAGTEGIPRLLQLFEDEDILTSWYVPGHTIDTFREEVEDVAAAGHELGVHGYSHENPTDLSREQEDEILQVSIDLIEDVTGEEPVGHRASWWEFSENTPELVEKHGFRYDSSLMEREFEPGWMRKGDDWTPIQYDQDADTWMEPYEYGEETDVVEIPISWYRDDIPPMLFIKQPLYHAGYKDPAMLYEQYYKRQFDFLYNRRGAGVYTFTIHPDLHGLPHMISHLEEFIQYVKGHENAEFKTLEEIARKYEDDPSVYESEGDYV is encoded by the coding sequence ATGGGAGATATCGACGTTGCGATCGGTGTCGACGCGGACTGCGTCGCCGGCTGGCTCGGCTCGTACGGCGGCGCGGACTCACCGGCGGACCTCTCGCGCGGGCTGTCGGCGGGGACCGAAGGCATTCCACGCCTCCTCCAGCTCTTCGAGGACGAGGATATCCTGACCTCGTGGTACGTGCCCGGCCACACGATCGACACGTTCCGAGAGGAAGTCGAGGACGTCGCGGCCGCCGGCCACGAATTGGGCGTCCACGGCTACTCCCACGAGAACCCGACGGACCTCTCGCGCGAGCAGGAAGACGAGATCCTCCAGGTCTCGATCGATCTCATCGAGGACGTCACCGGCGAGGAGCCGGTCGGCCACCGCGCGAGCTGGTGGGAGTTCAGCGAGAACACGCCCGAACTCGTCGAGAAGCACGGCTTTCGCTACGACAGCAGCCTGATGGAACGGGAGTTCGAACCCGGCTGGATGCGAAAGGGCGACGACTGGACGCCGATCCAGTACGATCAGGATGCGGATACCTGGATGGAGCCCTACGAGTACGGCGAGGAGACCGACGTGGTCGAGATCCCCATCAGCTGGTACCGCGACGACATCCCGCCGATGCTGTTCATCAAACAGCCGCTGTACCACGCCGGCTACAAGGATCCGGCGATGCTGTACGAACAGTACTACAAGCGGCAGTTCGACTTCCTCTACAACCGTCGCGGTGCGGGCGTCTACACCTTCACGATTCATCCGGACCTCCACGGGCTCCCCCACATGATCTCGCACTTGGAGGAGTTCATCCAGTACGTCAAGGGCCACGAGAACGCCGAATTCAAGACCTTGGAGGAGATCGCCCGGAAGTACGAGGACGATCCGTCGGTCTACGAGAGCGAGGGCGACTACGTCTGA
- a CDS encoding DUF106 domain-containing protein: protein MPIDQLELLLEDPSIREALAVVYERSNGGSDELDWSDVRDALSSDQWGRLIEREVLVSAGTGFAIADPERVRTYLDECGTDTAKNGAVDGDEAEDVTAEGDAIESAHPETIESPSWTTADKAAGAFALLLFAGYWSASIRDIVAVAESAAFGPITDLVPFHLVIVLLAIVTGIYSTALQSRLLDREKLQEYQRRMQRLRERREAATDRGDDEALERIREEQRAAAGDQLGMFKVQFRPMVWIMLLTIPVFLWLRWKVRGGHLGPNETGLVVPIAGAVTWQEPLAGPLQTWLAWYLCCSIAARQLIQKLFRVGSTASSSSSSSSSS, encoded by the coding sequence ATGCCGATCGATCAGTTGGAACTCCTGCTCGAGGATCCGTCGATCCGAGAGGCGTTAGCGGTCGTCTACGAGCGATCGAACGGCGGCTCCGACGAGCTCGACTGGAGTGACGTCAGGGACGCGCTGTCCAGCGACCAGTGGGGCCGACTCATCGAGCGAGAAGTGTTGGTCAGCGCCGGCACCGGGTTCGCGATCGCCGACCCCGAGCGGGTCCGCACCTACCTCGACGAGTGCGGGACCGACACGGCCAAAAACGGCGCAGTCGATGGCGACGAGGCCGAAGACGTCACGGCCGAGGGCGACGCGATCGAGAGCGCGCACCCGGAGACGATCGAGTCGCCGAGCTGGACGACCGCGGACAAGGCCGCAGGTGCGTTCGCGCTCCTCCTGTTCGCCGGCTACTGGAGCGCTAGCATCCGAGACATCGTCGCGGTGGCCGAGAGCGCTGCCTTCGGACCGATCACCGATCTCGTTCCGTTTCACCTCGTCATCGTCCTCCTGGCGATCGTCACCGGGATCTACTCGACCGCCTTGCAGTCGCGGCTGCTAGACCGCGAGAAGCTCCAGGAGTACCAACGGCGGATGCAGCGACTCCGGGAACGACGGGAAGCCGCGACGGACCGCGGCGACGACGAGGCCCTCGAACGGATCCGGGAGGAACAGCGGGCCGCCGCCGGCGACCAGCTCGGCATGTTCAAAGTGCAGTTCCGCCCGATGGTCTGGATCATGCTCCTAACGATCCCCGTGTTCCTCTGGCTCCGCTGGAAGGTCCGCGGCGGCCACCTCGGCCCCAACGAGACCGGCCTGGTCGTCCCGATCGCCGGAGCGGTCACCTGGCAGGAGCCGCTGGCCGGTCCGCTACAGACGTGGCTCGCCTGGTACCTGTGCTGTTCGATCGCCGCTCGACAGCTCATACAGAAGCTGTTCCGCGTCGGCTCGACCGCGTCCTCGTCGTCGTCCTCATCCTCGTCTTCGTAG
- a CDS encoding 23S rRNA (uridine(2552)-2'-O)-methyltransferase — MARKDHYYNKAKQEGYRSRAAYKLKQLDELEDVLDRGDTVVDLGAAPGGWLEVAAEEVGQNGTVIGVDLQRIKDFDDHDTIETIRGDMTQERTRDRVIDAAGGTVDGAASAADRERASGPADAVISDMAPNMSGEYSLDQARSLHLARQAFETALELLDTGGDFVVKVFEGPDVDAFRADVEEEFQYVRATSPKASRDESSELYLIGKGRLTASVRPGDELEVEVEDVGSEGDGIASVDGYRLFVPGTEVGETVEVRVEDVKPNFGFARRLDRS, encoded by the coding sequence ATGGCACGGAAAGACCACTACTACAACAAGGCCAAACAGGAGGGGTACCGCTCCCGCGCGGCCTACAAGCTCAAACAGCTCGACGAACTCGAGGACGTCTTGGACCGCGGCGATACCGTCGTCGACCTCGGGGCCGCCCCCGGCGGCTGGCTCGAAGTCGCCGCCGAGGAAGTCGGACAGAACGGCACGGTCATCGGCGTCGACCTCCAGCGGATCAAGGACTTCGACGACCACGATACGATCGAGACGATCCGCGGCGACATGACCCAGGAGCGCACCCGCGACCGGGTCATCGACGCCGCCGGCGGAACCGTCGATGGGGCGGCGTCCGCCGCCGATCGGGAGCGGGCCAGCGGGCCCGCGGACGCGGTCATCTCGGACATGGCCCCCAACATGTCCGGCGAGTACTCGCTCGACCAGGCCCGCTCGCTGCACCTCGCTCGCCAGGCCTTCGAGACGGCGCTCGAACTGCTCGACACCGGCGGCGATTTCGTCGTGAAGGTCTTCGAGGGGCCGGACGTCGACGCGTTCCGGGCAGACGTCGAGGAGGAGTTCCAGTACGTCCGCGCGACCTCGCCGAAGGCCAGCCGCGACGAGTCCTCGGAGCTCTATCTCATCGGCAAGGGTCGGCTCACCGCGTCGGTGCGGCCTGGCGACGAACTCGAGGTCGAGGTCGAAGACGTCGGTAGCGAGGGCGACGGCATCGCCTCGGTCGACGGTTACCGGCTGTTCGTTCCCGGAACCGAGGTCGGCGAAACCGTCGAAGTGCGCGTCGAGGACGTCAAGCCGAACTTCGGGTTCGCCCGGCGCCTCGACCGGTCATAG
- a CDS encoding ribbon-helix-helix domain-containing protein encodes MPKISVEIPQELLDDLDDHVGDEGKFVNRSDAIRASIRKTLDILDEIDERHDRLEEEP; translated from the coding sequence ATGCCAAAGATCAGCGTCGAAATCCCGCAAGAGCTACTCGACGACTTAGACGATCACGTCGGCGACGAGGGGAAGTTCGTCAACCGCAGCGACGCGATCCGCGCCTCGATCCGGAAAACCCTGGACATTCTGGACGAAATCGACGAACGACACGATCGACTCGAGGAAGAACCGTGA
- a CDS encoding twin-arginine translocase subunit TatC — MSSAVDEDTARAINSGRETIGALLSGAQAHLQKVFIVFLLGFVGSFYALRVVIWDFLKATATGQMNDAVAGSTDVITRTPFEVILLQAKIGMITGIIVAIPALLFFSRKSLRRRGYTSAVPISKGYIAGFVVMALSLFCAGVIYAYSVFFPYAFDFLAGNAVSAGVKPSYGITEFTEFMALLTLSFGLAAELPLLMGVLSYTEIIPYETFRDKWRVAVIAIVVFGALFSPPDPFTQVMWATPMVILYVFSLGLAKVVTNVRRRGAANSPGTGTEHVKRRLLEFGAAVTAVAVATAVAVNQGAFDYLREIVYPSLPEWLRPAGPTGLETMAIEHGLAGEIAVGLVVALVVGFVALLGYTIHVLQQPVYPREGDIRRADSPEDIDFETLEAEDIADVPTQVFQRMSEDQALDYSRQAMYDDNRAKAEAILDRFDTIQESVGADAGASGSGSGAAAAGGAATGAEGGEDDDSLMASTAAGMLDPFTEDETTEDDIGGYAYDIAFILNSLTSKVFRLVGLFMAVMGGTFFWLYSGGLGDVLQLFLSRVPQHVLDEVAARNDIDLTEVDDLDALIEAMDIVVALNPVEVLIFEAKVSALAGLVATLPLALYYAWPAAKERGLVYGDRRTFVVWGGGLLAGFAAGTYLGFFWVAPSIISYLVSDAISNGMVISYRIKSFFWLVIFTTVGIGFLLNIIVTMALFHAGGIVSYRTMLDRWRPVVVGTFALAAFFSPKGVLMMLMFAIPIAVTYLLGLAVLYVLTGGGRLFGGGGGSAAEPDAEGETGAVTVE, encoded by the coding sequence ATGAGTTCTGCCGTCGACGAGGACACCGCCCGAGCCATCAATAGTGGCCGGGAGACGATCGGCGCACTTCTATCGGGCGCGCAGGCGCACCTGCAGAAGGTGTTTATCGTCTTCCTTCTGGGGTTCGTCGGCTCCTTCTACGCGCTCCGCGTCGTCATCTGGGACTTCCTTAAGGCGACCGCAACGGGCCAGATGAACGACGCGGTCGCCGGTTCGACCGACGTCATCACCAGGACGCCGTTCGAGGTGATCCTGTTACAGGCCAAGATCGGGATGATCACGGGAATCATCGTCGCGATTCCCGCGTTGCTCTTCTTCTCGCGCAAGTCGCTCCGTCGCCGCGGCTACACGAGCGCCGTTCCGATCTCGAAGGGGTACATCGCCGGGTTCGTGGTGATGGCGCTCTCGCTGTTCTGTGCCGGCGTTATCTACGCCTATAGCGTCTTCTTCCCGTACGCCTTCGACTTCCTCGCGGGCAACGCCGTCAGCGCCGGCGTCAAGCCAAGCTACGGTATCACCGAGTTCACCGAGTTCATGGCCTTGCTGACGCTGTCGTTCGGCCTCGCCGCCGAACTCCCGCTGTTGATGGGGGTGCTGTCCTACACCGAGATCATCCCCTACGAGACGTTCCGAGACAAGTGGCGCGTCGCCGTCATCGCGATCGTCGTCTTCGGGGCCCTATTCTCGCCGCCGGACCCGTTCACGCAGGTCATGTGGGCGACGCCGATGGTCATCCTCTACGTCTTCAGCCTCGGCCTCGCCAAGGTCGTCACCAACGTCCGCCGCCGCGGCGCGGCCAACTCGCCCGGCACGGGGACCGAACACGTCAAACGGCGCCTCCTCGAGTTCGGCGCCGCCGTCACCGCCGTCGCAGTTGCGACCGCCGTCGCGGTCAACCAGGGCGCCTTCGACTACCTCCGTGAGATCGTCTATCCGTCCCTTCCGGAGTGGCTTCGACCCGCCGGGCCGACTGGCCTCGAGACGATGGCGATCGAACACGGCCTGGCCGGCGAGATCGCGGTCGGACTCGTCGTGGCCCTCGTCGTCGGCTTCGTCGCGCTGCTGGGCTATACGATTCACGTCCTCCAGCAGCCCGTCTATCCGCGCGAGGGCGACATTCGGCGGGCCGACTCCCCCGAGGACATCGACTTCGAAACCCTCGAAGCCGAGGACATCGCCGACGTGCCGACGCAGGTCTTCCAGCGGATGAGCGAGGACCAGGCGCTGGACTACTCCCGCCAGGCGATGTACGACGATAACCGGGCGAAGGCGGAGGCCATCCTCGACCGGTTCGATACGATTCAGGAGTCCGTCGGCGCCGATGCCGGCGCGTCCGGGTCTGGATCGGGAGCCGCGGCCGCAGGCGGCGCTGCGACGGGCGCCGAGGGGGGCGAGGACGACGACAGCCTCATGGCGAGCACCGCCGCCGGGATGCTCGACCCCTTCACGGAGGACGAGACGACCGAGGACGATATCGGCGGCTACGCCTACGACATCGCCTTCATCCTCAACAGCCTCACCTCGAAGGTGTTCCGCCTCGTGGGGCTGTTCATGGCCGTCATGGGCGGGACCTTCTTCTGGCTCTACTCGGGCGGGCTCGGCGACGTTCTCCAGCTCTTCCTCAGTCGGGTTCCCCAGCACGTGCTCGACGAGGTCGCCGCCCGCAACGACATCGACCTGACCGAGGTCGACGATCTCGATGCGCTCATCGAAGCGATGGACATCGTCGTCGCGCTGAACCCGGTCGAAGTGCTCATCTTCGAGGCGAAGGTCAGCGCGCTCGCCGGGCTCGTCGCCACCCTCCCGCTGGCGCTGTACTACGCCTGGCCCGCCGCGAAAGAGCGCGGCCTGGTCTACGGCGACCGGCGGACGTTCGTCGTCTGGGGCGGCGGCCTCCTGGCCGGCTTCGCCGCCGGGACCTACCTCGGGTTCTTCTGGGTCGCGCCGTCGATCATCTCGTATCTGGTCTCGGACGCGATCAGCAACGGGATGGTCATCTCCTACCGGATCAAGAGCTTCTTCTGGCTCGTGATCTTCACGACCGTCGGCATCGGCTTCCTGCTGAACATCATCGTCACGATGGCGCTGTTCCACGCCGGCGGGATCGTCAGCTACCGGACGATGCTCGATCGCTGGCGGCCGGTCGTCGTCGGCACGTTCGCCCTCGCGGCCTTCTTTAGCCCGAAGGGCGTGCTCATGATGCTCATGTTCGCGATCCCGATCGCGGTCACCTACCTGCTCGGCCTGGCGGTCCTCTACGTCCTGACCGGCGGCGGGCGGCTGTTCGGCGGTGGCGGCGGCTCTGCGGCCGAGCCCGATGCGGAGGGCGAGACCGGCGCTGTCACCGTGGAGTGA